From Thermoflavifilum aggregans, a single genomic window includes:
- a CDS encoding response regulator transcription factor, with amino-acid sequence MMRDNKNTRLIRVAIIEDNATLRNSLKEILNESGKLQVVSVLDSSHLIIPEYRICNPDVALVDIALKGKESGIDCVHIIHNYFPHVRIMMYTVFADDQKIFDSICAGASGYLLKNVSPDEIIQSLVMLYEGGAPMTPFIANRTLEIFRNKMQPSHQEWELTGREKEILEDLVNGESYQQIADKLFISISTVRTHIMHIYEKLQVNSKAEAVAKVLKK; translated from the coding sequence CTACACTGAGAAACTCACTGAAAGAAATCCTGAATGAATCCGGAAAATTGCAGGTTGTATCCGTTCTCGACAGCAGCCATCTCATTATACCAGAATACAGGATTTGCAACCCGGATGTTGCCCTGGTAGATATTGCTCTGAAAGGAAAAGAATCGGGGATTGACTGCGTACATATTATTCATAATTATTTTCCCCATGTACGAATCATGATGTACACCGTATTTGCGGATGATCAGAAGATATTTGATTCTATCTGTGCCGGTGCCTCCGGTTATTTACTGAAAAATGTATCTCCAGATGAAATTATTCAATCCCTTGTTATGCTGTATGAGGGTGGAGCACCTATGACTCCTTTTATAGCCAACCGGACCCTCGAAATATTCAGAAATAAAATGCAGCCATCTCATCAGGAATGGGAACTTACAGGCAGGGAAAAAGAAATCCTTGAAGATCTGGTAAATGGAGAAAGTTATCAGCAAATTGCGGACAAACTTTTTATCAGCATCAGTACGGTTCGTACACACATCATGCATATTTATGAAAAACTACAGGTAAATTCCAAGGCTGAGGCAGTAGCCAAGGTACTGAAAAAATAA